Proteins co-encoded in one Actinomadura luteofluorescens genomic window:
- the guaB gene encoding IMP dehydrogenase encodes MNPAAEPDKFLPQGLTFDDVLLLPGYSDLQPGEADTTTRLTREISLRIPLVSAAMDTVTEARTAVAMARQGGIGVLHRNMSIEEQAAEADRVKRSEAGMITNPVTCLPDATLADVEALCARYRISGVPVTDVRGVLVGIVTNRDMRFETDLSRSVREVMTAMPLITAPVDVSREEAFRLLAGNKVEKLPLVDGEGRLKGLITTKDFTKSEQYPDSTKDADGRLLVAAAVGVGEDALRRARALIEAGTDVIIVDTAHGHSKGVADTIAAIKGNSSVQVVGGNVATEAGAQVLVDAGADAIKVGVGPGSICTTRIVAGVGVPQITAIFEAARAAKAAGVPVIGDGGLQYSGDIAKALVAGADTVMLGSLLAGVEESPGELIFVHGKQYKSYRGMGSLGAMRNRERGASYSKDRYAQADVNAEEKLIPEGVEGQVPYRGPLANVAHQLVGGLHQSMWYAGTRTVPELQERGKLMRISVAGLRESHPHDIQMTVEAPNYQGR; translated from the coding sequence ATGAACCCCGCCGCCGAGCCCGACAAGTTCCTCCCGCAGGGCCTGACCTTCGACGACGTGCTCCTGCTGCCGGGCTACTCCGACCTGCAGCCCGGCGAGGCCGACACCACGACCCGGCTGACCCGCGAGATCTCGCTGCGGATCCCGCTCGTCTCGGCGGCGATGGACACCGTGACCGAGGCCCGCACCGCGGTCGCGATGGCGCGCCAGGGCGGCATCGGCGTGCTGCACCGCAACATGTCGATCGAGGAGCAGGCCGCGGAGGCCGACCGGGTGAAGCGCTCCGAGGCCGGGATGATCACCAATCCGGTGACCTGCCTGCCGGACGCCACCCTCGCCGACGTCGAGGCGCTGTGCGCCCGCTACCGGATCTCCGGGGTGCCGGTCACCGACGTGCGCGGCGTGCTGGTCGGCATCGTGACCAACCGCGACATGCGCTTCGAGACCGACCTGTCGCGCTCCGTCCGCGAGGTCATGACGGCGATGCCGCTCATCACCGCCCCGGTGGACGTCTCCCGCGAGGAGGCGTTCCGCCTGCTCGCGGGCAACAAGGTGGAGAAGCTCCCGCTCGTCGACGGCGAGGGCCGCCTCAAGGGCCTGATCACCACCAAGGACTTCACCAAGAGCGAGCAGTACCCCGACTCCACCAAGGACGCCGACGGCCGCCTGCTCGTCGCCGCGGCCGTGGGCGTCGGCGAGGACGCCCTGCGCCGCGCCCGCGCCCTCATCGAGGCCGGCACCGACGTGATCATCGTGGACACGGCGCACGGCCACTCCAAGGGCGTCGCCGACACGATCGCCGCGATCAAGGGCAACTCGTCCGTCCAGGTCGTCGGCGGGAACGTCGCCACCGAGGCGGGCGCCCAGGTGCTGGTGGACGCGGGCGCCGACGCGATCAAGGTCGGCGTGGGCCCCGGCTCCATCTGCACCACCCGCATCGTCGCCGGGGTCGGCGTGCCGCAGATCACCGCGATCTTCGAGGCGGCCCGCGCGGCGAAGGCGGCGGGCGTCCCGGTGATCGGGGACGGCGGCCTGCAGTACTCCGGCGACATCGCCAAGGCCCTGGTCGCGGGCGCCGACACCGTGATGCTCGGCAGCCTGCTCGCGGGCGTCGAGGAGTCCCCGGGCGAGCTGATCTTCGTCCACGGCAAGCAGTACAAGTCCTACCGGGGCATGGGCTCGCTCGGCGCGATGCGCAACCGCGAGCGCGGCGCCTCCTACTCCAAGGACCGCTACGCCCAGGCCGACGTCAACGCCGAGGAGAAGCTGATCCCCGAGGGCGTCGAGGGCCAGGTCCCCTACCGGGGGCCCCTCGCCAACGTCGCGCACCAGCTCGTCGGCGGGCTCCACCAGTCGATGTGGTACGCGGGCACCCGCACCGTCCCCGAGCTCCAGGAGCGCGGCAAGCTCATGCGCATCAGCGTCGCGGGCTTGCGCGAGAGCCACCCGCACGACATCCAGATGACGGTGGAGGCCCCCAACTACCAGGGCCGCTGA
- a CDS encoding GuaB3 family IMP dehydrogenase-related protein, translating to MEIGRGKSGRRAYAFDDIGIVPSRRTRDPEEVSVAWQIDAYRFEMPLVVAPMDSVVSPAIAIAVGRLGGLAVLDLEGLWTRYDDPGPLLAEIASLDDARATQRLQEIYSEPIKEELIGRRIQEVREAGVTVAARLSPQRTAQFHKAVIDAGVDLFVIRGTTVSAEHVSGRAEPLNLKQFIYDLDVPVIVGGCSTYTAALHLMRTGAAGVLVGFGGGSGHTTRTVLGVAVPMATAVADVAAARRDYMDESGGRYVHVIADGGMVNSGDIAKAFACGSDAVMVASPFARSTEAPGRGYHWGSEAHHGDVPRGTRIEIGTIGTMEQILHGPSHVADGSMNLIGALRRSMATAGYTELKEFQRVQVVVAPGQSTD from the coding sequence GTGGAGATCGGCCGTGGCAAGAGCGGCCGCCGGGCGTACGCCTTCGACGACATCGGCATCGTGCCGTCCCGCCGGACGCGTGATCCCGAGGAGGTCAGCGTCGCCTGGCAGATCGACGCCTACCGGTTCGAGATGCCCCTGGTCGTGGCGCCGATGGACAGCGTCGTCAGCCCCGCGATCGCGATCGCGGTCGGGCGGCTCGGCGGGCTGGCCGTGCTCGACCTCGAAGGGCTCTGGACGCGCTACGACGATCCCGGGCCGCTGCTCGCCGAGATCGCCTCGCTGGACGACGCCCGCGCCACCCAGCGGCTCCAGGAGATCTACTCCGAGCCGATCAAGGAGGAGCTGATCGGCCGCCGGATCCAGGAGGTCCGCGAGGCGGGCGTCACCGTCGCGGCGCGGCTGTCGCCGCAGCGCACCGCCCAGTTCCACAAGGCCGTGATCGACGCCGGCGTCGACCTGTTCGTGATCCGCGGCACCACCGTGTCCGCCGAGCACGTGTCGGGGCGCGCCGAGCCGCTGAACCTCAAGCAGTTCATCTACGACCTCGACGTCCCCGTGATCGTCGGCGGCTGCTCCACCTACACCGCGGCGCTGCACCTGATGCGCACCGGCGCGGCCGGCGTGCTGGTCGGGTTCGGCGGCGGCTCCGGGCACACCACGCGCACGGTCCTCGGCGTCGCCGTCCCGATGGCGACCGCGGTCGCCGACGTGGCCGCGGCCCGCCGCGACTACATGGACGAGTCCGGCGGCCGCTACGTGCACGTGATCGCCGACGGCGGCATGGTCAACAGCGGCGACATCGCCAAGGCGTTCGCCTGCGGCTCCGACGCGGTGATGGTCGCCTCCCCGTTCGCCCGCTCCACCGAGGCGCCCGGGCGCGGTTACCACTGGGGCAGCGAGGCCCACCACGGCGACGTCCCCCGTGGCACCCGCATCGAGATCGGGACGATCGGGACGATGGAGCAGATCCTGCACGGCCCGTCCCATGTCGCGGACGGCTCCATGAACCTCATCGGCGCGCTGCGCCGCTCGATGGCCACCGCGGGGTACACGGAGCTGAAGGAGTTCCAGCGGGTCCAGGTCGTCGTGGCCCCCGGCCAGTCCACTGACTGA
- a CDS encoding glycerol-3-phosphate dehydrogenase/oxidase, with translation MTGSPVTGLGSSRLGPAERAAALDRMAREEFDVVVVGGGIVGAGAALDAATRGLSVAVVEARDFASGTSSRSSKLIHGGLRYLEQYNFDLVREALTERALLLQQIAPHLVQPVPFMLPTTHRVWERAYFGAGVALYDLLAFQMGSTRGVPHHRHLTRRGALRLAPSLRKDAFTGAIQYWDAMVDDARYVMTALRTAAEYGAQIASRTQCLGFLREGERVTGLRIRDLEGNTTSEVRAKQVVNATGVWSDDIQELVGGRGQIHVKASKGIHLVVPKDRIHSATGIILRTEKSVLFVIPWGRHWIIGTTDTAWDLDRAHPAASKADIDYVLDHVNSVLATPLTHDDVEGVYAGLRPLLTGETEETSKLSREHVVAHPVPGLVLVAGGKYTTYRVMAKDAIDAVAHGLDGKVAESCTDRIPLVGGDGFQAMWNARHRLASRSGLHVARIEHLLRRYGTLLDDLLELIADKPDLAKPLSGADDYLRAEVVYAATHEGARHLNDVLARRTRISIETWDRGVGVAQEAADLLAPVLGWSKKQRDREIEYYRKRVEAERASQTQEDDQEADAHRRGAPDIVPIATP, from the coding sequence ATGACGGGATCACCGGTGACCGGCCTTGGGAGCTCGCGGCTCGGCCCGGCCGAGCGCGCCGCAGCGCTCGACCGCATGGCCCGCGAGGAGTTCGACGTGGTCGTGGTCGGCGGCGGCATCGTCGGCGCGGGCGCGGCGCTCGACGCGGCCACCCGGGGCCTGTCGGTGGCGGTGGTCGAGGCCCGCGACTTCGCGTCCGGCACGTCGTCGCGGTCGTCCAAGCTGATCCACGGCGGCCTGCGGTACCTGGAGCAGTACAACTTCGACCTGGTCCGGGAGGCGCTGACCGAGCGCGCGCTGCTGCTCCAGCAGATCGCGCCGCACCTGGTGCAGCCCGTCCCCTTCATGCTGCCGACCACGCACCGCGTGTGGGAGCGCGCGTACTTCGGGGCGGGCGTGGCCCTCTACGACCTCCTCGCCTTCCAGATGGGCAGCACCCGCGGCGTCCCGCACCACCGGCACCTGACGCGCCGCGGGGCGCTGCGCCTCGCGCCGTCCCTGCGCAAGGACGCCTTCACCGGCGCGATCCAGTACTGGGACGCGATGGTCGACGACGCCCGCTACGTGATGACCGCGCTGCGGACGGCCGCGGAGTACGGCGCCCAGATCGCCTCGCGCACCCAGTGCCTGGGTTTCCTGCGCGAGGGGGAGCGCGTCACCGGCCTGCGCATCCGCGACCTTGAGGGCAACACGACCAGCGAGGTCCGCGCCAAGCAGGTCGTCAACGCCACCGGCGTGTGGTCGGACGACATCCAGGAGCTCGTCGGCGGCCGCGGCCAGATCCACGTGAAGGCGTCCAAGGGCATCCACCTGGTCGTGCCGAAGGACCGCATCCACTCCGCCACGGGGATCATCCTGCGCACCGAGAAGTCGGTGCTGTTCGTGATCCCCTGGGGCCGCCACTGGATCATCGGCACCACCGACACCGCCTGGGACCTCGACAGGGCCCATCCCGCCGCGTCCAAGGCCGACATCGACTACGTCCTGGACCACGTCAACTCCGTCCTCGCCACCCCGCTCACCCATGACGACGTGGAGGGCGTCTACGCGGGCCTGCGCCCCCTCCTCACCGGCGAGACCGAGGAGACGTCGAAGCTCTCCCGCGAGCACGTGGTCGCGCACCCCGTCCCGGGCCTCGTCCTGGTGGCGGGCGGGAAGTACACCACCTACCGCGTCATGGCGAAGGACGCCATCGACGCCGTCGCGCACGGCCTCGACGGCAAGGTCGCCGAGTCCTGCACCGACCGCATCCCGCTCGTCGGGGGCGACGGGTTCCAGGCCATGTGGAACGCCCGGCACCGCCTCGCCTCGCGCTCGGGGCTGCACGTCGCCCGGATCGAGCACCTCCTGCGCCGCTACGGGACGCTCCTGGACGACCTGCTCGAACTGATCGCCGACAAGCCCGACCTCGCCAAGCCGCTGAGCGGCGCCGACGACTACCTGCGCGCCGAGGTCGTCTACGCCGCCACCCACGAGGGCGCCCGCCACCTCAACGACGTCCTCGCCCGCCGCACCCGCATCTCCATCGAGACCTGGGACCGGGGCGTCGGTGTCGCCCAGGAGGCCGCCGACCTCCTCGCGCCCGTCCTCGGCTGGTCCAAGAAGCAGCGCGACCGCGAGATCGAGTACTACCGCAAGCGCGTCGAGGCCGAGCGCGCCTCGCAGACCCAGGAGGACGACCAGGAGGCCGACGCCCACCGCAGGGGCGCCCCCGACATCGTCCCCATCGCCACCCCCTGA
- a CDS encoding TetR/AcrR family transcriptional regulator, producing MTDARGHGPENGAGRPAARRDRREQTRAALLAAAERLWAERGIHGASLDDIAAAAGLTKGAVYSNFAGKTDLLLALMERITSARTRTDVCDELRAAAEDADPAGRPSRRDTDEAPRRLALLLVEFWLYGMRDYAAGWRIADWYAERRAQLARELEPADGPAPDGLAACDRATLTMALDFGLAFQHLLDPVRVPADLYSTGKTLVQGRPRP from the coding sequence ATGACGGACGCCCGCGGCCACGGGCCCGAGAACGGCGCCGGCCGGCCCGCGGCGCGCCGGGACCGGCGCGAGCAGACCCGCGCCGCCCTGCTCGCCGCCGCCGAGCGCCTGTGGGCCGAACGCGGCATCCACGGCGCCTCGCTCGACGACATAGCGGCGGCCGCCGGCCTCACCAAGGGCGCCGTCTACTCCAACTTCGCCGGCAAGACCGACCTGCTGCTCGCCCTGATGGAGCGCATCACCAGCGCCCGCACCCGGACCGACGTCTGCGACGAGCTCCGCGCCGCCGCCGAGGACGCCGACCCCGCGGGCCGCCCGTCCCGCCGCGACACCGACGAGGCCCCCCGCCGCCTGGCCCTGCTCCTGGTCGAGTTCTGGCTCTACGGCATGCGCGACTACGCCGCGGGATGGCGCATCGCCGACTGGTACGCCGAGCGCCGCGCCCAGCTGGCCCGGGAGCTGGAGCCGGCCGACGGCCCCGCGCCCGACGGGCTCGCCGCGTGCGACCGCGCCACCCTGACCATGGCTCTCGACTTCGGCCTGGCCTTCCAGCACCTCCTCGACCCCGTCCGGGTCCCCGCCGACCTGTACAGCACCGGCAAGACCCTGGTTCAGGGCCGCCCCCGGCCCTGA
- a CDS encoding succinic semialdehyde dehydrogenase, producing the protein MASPTVPAEGAADPADGATSTAEGATSTAEGATSTAEGATSTAEGAAGHTLPQTLIDRLVSHVASDGAGTATIASPFTGEPLATVPLSSPEDVRAAYERAREAQRAWAALPAGERAKPFLRLADALVDRRAEILDIIQLETGKARRHAMEEFLDVALCSLYYARRAPRLLKPRRRKGMMPGLTRVQELRHPKGVVALIAPWNYPFALGASDIAPALMAGNAVIHKPDTQTCLSSLWVLDLLVSLGLPRDLWQIVVGEPAEIGDPLVENADYVSFTGSTRGGRAIAEKVAPRLVAYSLELGGKNPMIVMPDADVERAARGAVRACFTNAGQLCISIERMYVHEDVYDRFVPRFVELVKGMRLGAGLDFDAEMGSLTHRRQLDAVTAHVDQAVEKGATVLAGGKARPDVGPLFYEPTVLADVDGDMDLCANETFGPVVAVYKYRDEDEVVARANDTPYGLNASVWTKNPARGRRLAARIQAGTVNINDGYSAAYASYDSPMGGMKQSGVGRRHGSEGLLKFTEVQTVASQHIMDLEPPGAIGYDTFADYMATGIKLMKKLRIK; encoded by the coding sequence ATGGCATCCCCGACGGTTCCGGCCGAAGGCGCGGCAGACCCGGCCGACGGCGCGACGAGCACTGCCGAAGGCGCGACGAGCACTGCCGAAGGCGCGACGAGCACTGCCGAAGGCGCGACGAGCACTGCCGAGGGCGCGGCAGGGCACACGCTTCCCCAGACCCTGATCGACCGGCTGGTCTCGCACGTCGCCTCGGACGGCGCCGGGACCGCGACGATCGCGAGCCCCTTCACCGGCGAGCCCCTCGCGACCGTTCCGCTGTCGAGCCCCGAGGACGTCCGGGCCGCCTACGAGCGGGCGCGCGAGGCGCAGCGGGCCTGGGCGGCGCTGCCGGCGGGGGAGCGGGCCAAGCCCTTCCTGCGGCTCGCGGACGCCCTGGTCGACCGGCGCGCGGAGATCCTCGACATCATCCAGCTGGAGACCGGCAAGGCGCGCCGCCACGCGATGGAGGAGTTCCTCGACGTCGCGCTGTGCTCGCTCTACTACGCCCGGCGGGCCCCGCGGCTGCTGAAGCCCCGCCGCCGCAAGGGGATGATGCCGGGACTGACCCGTGTCCAGGAACTGCGGCACCCGAAGGGCGTCGTGGCGCTCATCGCGCCATGGAACTACCCGTTCGCGCTCGGCGCCAGCGACATCGCGCCCGCGCTGATGGCGGGCAACGCGGTGATCCACAAGCCCGACACCCAGACGTGCCTGTCCAGCCTGTGGGTGCTGGACCTGCTGGTCTCGCTCGGGCTGCCCCGGGACCTCTGGCAGATCGTCGTCGGGGAGCCGGCCGAGATCGGGGACCCGCTGGTGGAGAACGCCGACTACGTCTCGTTCACCGGCTCGACGCGCGGGGGCAGGGCGATCGCGGAGAAGGTCGCGCCGCGGCTGGTCGCCTACTCGCTGGAGCTCGGCGGCAAGAACCCGATGATCGTCATGCCGGACGCGGACGTCGAGCGCGCCGCGCGCGGCGCCGTCCGCGCGTGCTTCACCAACGCCGGGCAGCTGTGCATCTCGATCGAGCGGATGTACGTGCACGAGGACGTCTACGACCGGTTCGTGCCGCGGTTCGTCGAGCTCGTCAAGGGCATGCGGCTCGGCGCCGGCCTGGACTTCGACGCCGAGATGGGCTCGCTGACCCACAGGCGCCAGCTGGACGCGGTGACGGCGCACGTCGACCAGGCCGTCGAGAAGGGCGCGACCGTCCTGGCCGGCGGGAAGGCCCGTCCCGACGTCGGTCCGCTGTTCTACGAGCCGACGGTCCTCGCGGACGTCGACGGCGACATGGACCTGTGCGCGAACGAGACGTTCGGCCCCGTCGTCGCGGTCTACAAGTACCGGGACGAGGACGAGGTCGTCGCCCGCGCCAACGACACGCCCTACGGGCTGAACGCGTCGGTGTGGACGAAGAACCCCGCGCGGGGCCGCCGCCTCGCCGCCCGCATCCAGGCGGGGACGGTCAACATCAACGACGGCTACAGCGCCGCCTACGCCTCCTACGACTCCCCGATGGGCGGGATGAAGCAGTCCGGGGTGGGACGCCGCCACGGGTCCGAGGGGCTGCTGAAGTTCACCGAGGTCCAGACCGTCGCGAGCCAGCACATCATGGACCTGGAGCCGCCCGGCGCCATCGGCTACGACACGTTCGCCGACTACATGGCCACGGGCATCAAGCTCATGAAGAAGCTGCGGATCAAGTAG
- a CDS encoding GMC oxidoreductase produces the protein MKHDFDVLVVGSGFGGSVSALRLTEKGYRVGVIEAGRRFDTDPGGAPGSRYPELPKTNWRIARYLWAPALGLTGMQRMHLVRGAKSSRVMVLAGAGVGGGSLNYANTLYVPPEPFFKDRQWAHITDWRDELAPYYEQAKRMLGVVQNPTTTAADKVLKRVADRMGKGETFVRTPVGVYFGKGAGVESADPYFGGAGPRRRGCLECGECMVGCRHGAKNMLTENYLYLAEKAGARVMPLSRVTSVRPRPGGGYEVEIVRTGSFGRNRKTLTAEQVVFAAGTYGTQKLLHKLKSTGLLPRLSDRLGALTRTNSEAILGGGRRAGRPGPDFSEGVAITSSFHPTPDTHVEPVRYGRGSNLLASLQTLLVDGDRPGEPHTPRIRKFAREVLRRPGDLLQLLDVRHWSERTVIALVMQTRDNSITLSPKKGPFGWDVRAGAGHGEPNPTWIPEGHEATRRIAEEIGGIPGGAWGDLFDIPMTAHFLGGCAIGDSAETGVIDPYHRVYGHPGLHVVDGSAVSANLGVNPSLTITAQAERAMAFWPNRSEEDRRPALGDAYRRLAPVAPENPVVPAGAPAALNLPIVDIT, from the coding sequence GTGAAGCATGACTTCGACGTGCTCGTCGTCGGGTCGGGGTTCGGCGGCAGCGTCTCGGCGCTGCGGCTGACCGAGAAGGGCTACCGGGTCGGCGTCATCGAGGCCGGGCGCCGCTTCGACACCGATCCGGGCGGCGCACCGGGGTCCCGGTATCCGGAGCTGCCGAAGACGAACTGGCGCATCGCCCGCTACCTGTGGGCGCCCGCGCTCGGCCTGACCGGCATGCAGCGGATGCACCTCGTCCGCGGCGCGAAGTCGAGCCGCGTGATGGTGCTGGCGGGCGCGGGCGTCGGCGGCGGGTCCCTCAACTACGCCAACACGCTGTACGTGCCGCCGGAGCCGTTCTTCAAGGACCGGCAGTGGGCGCACATCACCGACTGGCGGGACGAGCTGGCGCCCTACTACGAGCAGGCGAAGCGCATGCTCGGCGTCGTCCAGAACCCGACGACGACCGCGGCCGACAAGGTCCTGAAGCGGGTCGCCGACCGGATGGGCAAGGGCGAGACGTTCGTCAGGACGCCGGTCGGCGTCTACTTCGGGAAGGGAGCGGGGGTCGAGAGCGCCGACCCCTACTTCGGCGGGGCGGGCCCGCGCCGGCGGGGCTGCCTGGAGTGCGGCGAGTGCATGGTGGGCTGCCGCCACGGTGCGAAGAACATGCTGACGGAGAACTACCTGTACCTGGCCGAGAAGGCGGGCGCCCGGGTGATGCCGCTCAGCCGCGTCACCTCGGTGCGGCCGCGCCCGGGGGGCGGGTACGAGGTCGAGATCGTCCGTACCGGCTCGTTCGGCCGCAACCGCAAGACGCTCACCGCCGAGCAGGTCGTCTTCGCCGCCGGCACCTACGGGACGCAGAAGCTCCTGCACAAGCTCAAGTCGACCGGGCTGCTGCCGCGCCTGTCCGACCGGCTCGGCGCGCTGACCCGCACCAACTCCGAGGCGATCCTCGGCGGCGGGCGGCGGGCCGGCAGGCCGGGCCCGGACTTCTCCGAGGGCGTGGCGATCACGTCGTCGTTCCATCCGACGCCGGACACCCACGTCGAGCCCGTCCGGTACGGCCGGGGCTCGAACCTGCTCGCCTCCCTGCAGACCCTCCTGGTGGACGGCGACCGGCCGGGCGAGCCGCACACGCCCCGGATCCGCAAGTTCGCCCGCGAGGTGCTGCGCCGGCCGGGCGACCTCCTCCAGCTCCTCGACGTCCGGCACTGGTCGGAGCGGACGGTCATCGCGCTGGTCATGCAGACCCGCGACAACTCGATCACGCTGAGCCCGAAGAAGGGCCCGTTCGGCTGGGACGTCCGCGCGGGCGCCGGGCACGGTGAGCCGAACCCGACCTGGATCCCCGAGGGGCACGAGGCGACCCGCCGGATCGCCGAGGAGATCGGCGGCATCCCGGGCGGCGCCTGGGGCGACCTGTTCGACATCCCGATGACCGCGCACTTCCTCGGCGGCTGCGCCATCGGCGACTCCGCCGAGACCGGGGTGATCGACCCCTACCACCGCGTCTACGGCCACCCCGGCCTGCACGTCGTGGACGGCTCCGCCGTCTCGGCCAACCTGGGCGTCAACCCGTCCCTGACCATCACGGCGCAGGCCGAGCGCGCCATGGCGTTCTGGCCGAACCGCTCGGAGGAGGACCGGCGGCCCGCCCTCGGCGACGCCTACCGCCGCCTGGCCCCCGTCGCCCCGGAGAACCCGGTCGTCCCGGCCGGTGCCCCCGCGGCCCTGAATCTCCCGATCGTCGACATCACCTGA
- a CDS encoding zinc metalloprotease produces MKRAGIAAVLGMAAAFTAYAPAAPATLAAPTASPTVCAGQPAQARVRAGAHATERNQPGAAKVAAMEKDFQNRLGKLRKASTAAAITVRVHFQVVYGSAGNVSDSVLNKQLTVLNNAYAGSGVTFTLAEIRRTKNASWFSDPEGYESQMKSALHTGNAQDLNFYTADLGSSLLGWATFPSGYRSQPKMDGVVIHYQSLPGGSLGNYNEGDTGTHEVGHWMGLYHTFQGGCGGTGDSVSDTPAEQSPASGCPTGRDTCSTAGADPIHNFMDYSYDSCMYEFTPGQSTRMQNQWAAYRA; encoded by the coding sequence ATGAAACGCGCCGGAATCGCCGCCGTCCTCGGCATGGCCGCCGCCTTCACCGCCTACGCCCCCGCCGCCCCCGCCACGCTGGCCGCCCCGACCGCCTCGCCCACGGTGTGCGCCGGCCAGCCCGCCCAGGCCCGCGTCCGGGCCGGGGCCCACGCCACCGAGCGGAACCAGCCCGGAGCGGCCAAGGTCGCCGCGATGGAGAAGGACTTCCAGAACCGCCTCGGCAAGCTGAGGAAGGCGAGCACGGCGGCGGCCATCACCGTCCGCGTGCACTTCCAGGTCGTCTACGGCAGCGCGGGCAACGTGTCCGACTCGGTCCTGAACAAGCAGCTCACCGTCCTCAACAACGCCTACGCCGGCAGCGGCGTCACGTTCACCCTGGCCGAGATCAGGCGGACCAAGAACGCCTCCTGGTTCTCCGACCCCGAGGGCTACGAGTCCCAGATGAAGTCGGCCCTGCACACGGGCAACGCGCAGGACCTCAACTTCTACACCGCCGACCTCGGCAGCAGCCTCCTCGGCTGGGCGACGTTCCCGAGCGGCTACCGCTCCCAGCCGAAGATGGACGGCGTCGTCATCCACTACCAGAGCCTGCCGGGCGGCTCGCTCGGCAACTACAACGAGGGCGACACCGGAACCCACGAGGTGGGCCACTGGATGGGGCTCTACCACACGTTCCAGGGCGGGTGCGGCGGCACCGGCGACAGCGTCTCCGACACGCCCGCCGAGCAGAGCCCGGCCTCGGGCTGCCCGACCGGCCGCGACACCTGCTCCACGGCCGGCGCCGACCCCATCCACAACTTCATGGACTACAGCTACGACTCGTGCATGTACGAGTTCACGCCGGGCCAGTCCACGCGCATGCAGAACCAGTGGGCCGCCTACCGCGCCTGA
- a CDS encoding DNA alkylation repair protein — protein MDVEGEAARILAELRAQADPVRAEGEKRYLKSDFVHIGVPVPAVRKVAVAAVRTRPEREELVALAGTLWDVTEEGRPVHEARMAAIEVLMKRAALLEPRDVGLAERLVRDSASWVYVDQLAEKVVGALVVRHPDLATVLDAWVADPYMWVRRTAMLALLAGVRAGDPDLDRIDRYGDALLGEREFFIRKALGWVLRELSKKDPEWVVAWVEPRVDAISGVTLREALRRLPPEDAARLKAATRRKPVGGRGR, from the coding sequence GTGGATGTGGAGGGCGAGGCGGCGCGGATCCTGGCCGAGCTGAGGGCGCAGGCGGACCCGGTGCGCGCCGAAGGAGAGAAACGCTATCTGAAGAGCGATTTCGTCCATATCGGCGTGCCTGTCCCCGCGGTGCGCAAGGTCGCGGTGGCGGCGGTCAGGACCAGGCCGGAACGGGAGGAACTCGTCGCACTGGCCGGGACGCTCTGGGACGTCACCGAGGAAGGCCGCCCGGTGCACGAGGCCCGCATGGCCGCCATCGAGGTCCTCATGAAGCGGGCGGCGCTGCTGGAACCGCGCGACGTGGGCCTCGCCGAGCGGCTCGTCCGCGACTCGGCGAGCTGGGTGTACGTCGACCAGCTCGCGGAGAAGGTCGTCGGCGCGCTGGTCGTCCGCCACCCGGACCTGGCGACGGTACTGGACGCGTGGGTCGCCGACCCCTACATGTGGGTGAGGCGCACGGCCATGCTGGCGCTCCTGGCAGGCGTGCGGGCCGGTGACCCCGATCTCGACCGCATCGACCGCTACGGGGACGCGCTCCTAGGCGAGCGCGAGTTCTTCATCCGCAAGGCCCTCGGATGGGTGCTTCGCGAGCTGTCCAAGAAAGACCCCGAGTGGGTGGTCGCCTGGGTCGAGCCTCGCGTGGACGCCATCTCGGGCGTGACGCTACGAGAGGCCCTCCGCCGCCTCCCACCCGAAGACGCCGCCCGCCTCAAGGCCGCTACCCGGCGAAAGCCCGTGGGCGGGAGGGGCCGCTAG